Proteins encoded together in one Panthera uncia isolate 11264 chromosome A2, Puncia_PCG_1.0, whole genome shotgun sequence window:
- the THOC7 gene encoding THO complex subunit 7 homolog isoform X2: MKIYVSLGFNLPFSCHDPGLLCPARTLAPGCRTGQQEPHLELLVITCPALLFYLFSSPWSKNEVIRKRLLIDGDGAGDDRRINLLVKSFIKWCNSGSQEEGYSQYQRMLSTLSQCEFSMGKTLLVYDMNLREMENYEKIYKEIECSIAGAHEKIAECKKQILQAKRIRKNRQGKGFVEFSAQMLYYYYFITLLLYYYFHAVFNVVW, translated from the exons ATGAAAATTTATGTTTCATTGGGTTTCAACCTGCCTTTCTCTTGTCACGATCCAGGATTACTTTGTCCAGCAAGAACACTAGCTCCGGGCTGCCGGACAGGCCAACAAGAGCCCCACTTAGAGCTCCTCGTCATTACCTGCCCTgctcttctgttttatcttttttcttctccttggagCAAAA ACGAAGTCATACGGAAGCGCCTCCTAATTGATGGAGACGGCGCTGGAGATGATCGGAGAATCAATCTGCTAGTGAAAAGTTTCATTAAATGGTGCAACTCTGGGTCCCAGGAAGAGGG ATACAGCCAGTACCAACGTATGCTGAGCACGCTGTCCCAATGTGAATTTTCAATGGGGAAAACTTTGCTGGTATATGATATGAatctcagagaaatggaaaattatgaaaaaatttacaaagaaatag AATGTAGCATTGCAGGAGCACATGAAAAAATTGCTGAGTGCAAAAAGCAAATTCTTCAAGCAAAGCGAATACGAAAAAATCGCCAAGGTAAGGGTTTTGTGGAATTTAGTGCGCAAATGCTTTATTACtattactttattactttattactttattactattttcatgCAGTTTTTAATGTTGTGTGGTAA